Proteins encoded by one window of Chiroxiphia lanceolata isolate bChiLan1 chromosome 26, bChiLan1.pri, whole genome shotgun sequence:
- the CSF3 gene encoding granulocyte colony-stimulating factor codes for MCSLTRGLALLGALLWAPWWALHGAPLPELSGDQDFQLFLQRNLEFTRKVRGDVAALQRMVCDTFQLCKEEELLLVRQDLDIAQVPLEQCHSRSFQAETCFNQIRAGLRVYHGSLAAVRDLLPGHAGLVETLQLDTANLSSNIQQQMEDLGLATVTYPTENSDPLPTFSSHFHHQVGGFFILANFQRFLETAYRALRHLARL; via the exons ATGTGCTCCCTCACCC GTGGGCTGGCGCTGCTGGGCGCACTGCTGTGGGCACCGTGGTGGGCACTGCACGGGGCACCACTGCCCGAGCTCTCCGGGGACCAGgacttccagctcttcctgcagaGGAACCTCGAGTTCACCCGCAAGGTCCGCGGGGATGTGGCCGCGCTGCAGCGCATGGTG TGTGACACCTTCCAGCTGTGCaaggaggaagagctgctgctggtgcgGCAGGACCTGGACATCGCGCAGGTGCCGCTGGAGCAGTGCCACAGCCGCTCCTTCCAGGCG GAGACCTGCTTCAACCAGATCCGCGCCGGGCTCCGCGTCTACCACGGCTCCCTGGCCGCTGTGAGGGACCTGCTGCCCGGCCATGCTGGGCTGGTGGAGACCCTGCAGCTGGACACAGCCAACCTGTCCTCCAACATCCAGCAGCAG aTGGAGGACCTGGGCCTGGCCACAGTGACGTACCCCACGGAGAACTCGGACCCCCTGCCCACCTTCTCCTCCCACTTCCACCACCAAGTCGGTGGTTTCTTCATCCTGGCCAACTTCCAGCGGTTCCTGGAGACGGCGTACCGGGCTCTGCGGCACCTCGCCCGCCTCTGA